The DNA region tattatcaaaatatgttcagaatcttcatcatgagtcagacacgatattgtaaggcaaggggttaatcaataaaatattttccattgtgTTCGATGATCTTCTATGTACCATCTTTATGGTAGGTTCAtataattccgcgctcataaacTTCTGATCCTTATCGGCAAAAAACggatccaagtgcgatttcaggtcaTCATCGTCAGTGAATGTTTTACCACACGTTTTGCCATACACATCTTTGATaacacgtgaaaaattattGTAGCTTGGATGGGAAGTGATGTTACATCCATCATATAGCCCGGACATTGCACCATCAGATTACCATTTATTCTGAAGTTTACAAAACTCTTTGCATAGAGGAAAACATTCGCTAATGATGATAACCTGAAATCGCACTTGCAATAGTTTTTTGCTGATAAGGACtagaagttttatgagcgcagaattatgaagctaccagaaagatggcagaaGATCATCGAACGAATTGGGAAATAttctattgattaaagttcattgcttgaattaaaaaaaattggcttttatttcaccttaaaataccgaaattgctttctcgccaacccaatattttgtaTTTCAATAAGTAGTAGATGATCGTTATAGGGTTTGAAATCTCAAACCAGTTTTTTTCCAGTGCCTTCAGTTTTCGAAAAGTGTAATTTGGAGGAAAagttgaattttcaattttaatatatattttatgctTCAATAGTAGGACTATACATTACatgtttaaaagattgtaaatatttaaacagaTTTAAATCTACGTGAGGTATACTATGCATCAAATACTTCTCGTGCtattgttatatttatattagatATTAATTGTAGGATTTGGTTGATAAACACACATTTGAAGGGGAGATATCTCGAGGTCGGTTTGGTACTGTTGCTACTTGTCTTGGTGATATCGATTATGATGGATATGCCGACTTTGCTGTTGGTGCACCATATGTTGAAGACACGGGtgcaatatatatatttaacggCAATAGGAAAGGAATAATTAAACCTTACAGTCAAAAAATAATTGGCAAACAGTTTGGAGGAAACATTCGAGGATTTGGAATTTCAATTTCTGAGCCTCGAGATATAAACAATGATATGTATCCCGATATTGCTGTAGGGGCTTATTTATCGGAGCAAACGATTTTAATCAAATCTAAACCAGCCATAATTTTAACAACAATATTAAATCATATTGAAGAAGAAAAATTGTTACAGAACTctacgtatttttttattaatgtaTGCACGACTTATATTGGAAAATATTCTCCGAAATTTCTAGGTAAGTGTACAATAAAGATGTCACAAAGTAGTGATCTATTTGAAAACGTATGAACACTGTTAACAAACTCTGTTTTACTCAGATGTTGTTCACTCTTTAAAAATTGACCAATTGTATGGAAGAACATTTAGTGATGAACAAACGTTGGAAAAACGTATTGATGGAACCTACAAATTTATCCAAACAGTATCCATAGAAGAAACTGTATGTGACCGgttgaaaattcatttaaaggtaaatatatgataatatattagataattgcaaaagttcgtgcccgatttaaaaataaaaactaagtagttacattataaaataacacttttattaatttcaaaatttgatACATATAGTCATCatcattttctacaattttcttcAGATTCGAACAATTTGATTCAAATTTCGTAAAAACTGGAGATGTCAGGGTCTCCAAAAATCGGACACGAATTttcgcaatcatccaatatGTTATTAATGGACTGCGGATAAAGAGATCTACAGTCTACTTGTTAAGAACAAGATTCATGTGACATAAAACTTGTATTACCTACTTAATTCATTTGtttagaaaaatattcaaaaccTAATAGACCCATTAGAGGTATCTACATCAGTTGCTTTAGAAAAAGATTTACAGCCTAAAACTGAAACAGCAACTCCAGATATTTTCTGTAAAACCTGTgcaagtataaataaatttctctctaaAACCGAAGATTCAATAAAACTGCCATTTGCTGTAGACTGTGGAGAAGACAATGTCTGTACATCAGATGTTAGAATAAAATTAGCAACAAATTTAAAGGGTAACATATACACGGTTGGGTCCACGTCTACTGTCATACTTATGATAAATGCCTATAACTATGATGAACCAGCATATCAACTTAAAGTGTACATATATATCCCACAAGTATTATCTCTAGCAAGTGTTCCACCTGCGTGTGCAGAGGGATCTCGTATGCATAATACTTTAGAAGTAATCTGCGACGTTGGAAATCCATTGAGAGAGAATGTAAGTTTTGACTGTTACAAACAGACTgcagaactttatgcaaaattaaatttgaCGATTAGATAAATTTTAACAAATCCAAGATAGATTATCGACAatcttcaattattttaatttttctaccGTTTCCAATTACACTTACTCAGTTTTACCATAAATGTTACCATATTTTTTAGGAAACAGTAACATTACAGTTGGATATGAGCGAAATTCGATATGACGTTAAACAAACAGAGTTAACAGCAAATTTTACTATGCAAAGCGAACAGGTGGATCCATTAAATCAATCGGACTCTTTAATTATATACTTTCATGCTGATGTTGATATAACAATAGCTGGGTTAGTTAGTATAATTATTAATGTTGTTATGTACAATGCACGACAGCATTAAATaatgataattttcataaaTGTTGTATTTATAAATCTACTAGGAAAGCACACGATGATCTGTATTCGTattataatcataatgaagAACACCAATTGACCAGTGTGCAATTTGAACACATTTACGAAGTTCAAAAATTTGGTGTAAGCCCACTTGAGACCGTGATATTAACAGTTAGTATTCCATCGTATTGGAAACAATCTACCGGAGATGTACATATTGTTAATCTTaataagacgaacggctacatgGATGGGCAGCAGTTTTATTGTACACACTCTAATTTTACATCTTCGATACCGTCAATTAGCACGTCAAACATTTATCCTACAAATTCCTCATTTAATGTGCAAGAATTTCAAGCAGAGACAAATTTTTCAATGAGCTTACCTCCGATGAACAGATCACTATATCTGAATTGTTCGAACACGGATGTCCAATGTACACATCTTGAATGTGCATTGGGTCCCTTCGCAAGTTATTCATCTGTCGCCAGACTTTCTCTTACATTGGATATTTATATAACAAATTTGGAACGTAAGATTCCCTTGTAATTTGTTAATACTAATAGGTTCTCTTGTAATTTGTAACTCATATactttattgtattattttcgcAGCAATTGTCTTACAAAAAAAAGATATCATACTTTTTTTATCTAATGGAAGCGTACATATTGCACAGCCGCATAATATTACTCAGAGATATGACAACAAACCTGATAATGCTATTGTGGCTACAATGTTCTTAGGTTCACCAATAACTGAGCAGCTTGCCAATTGGATAATCATTCTATCAGTAACTTTAGGTATTATATTACTTATGTTCTTAATTTTGGGATTGGTTGCACTTGGATTTTTCAATAGAGAAAAGCGAGAGGagcttaaaacattaaaatctaTGAAAGTAAGTATATCGTACATGAAACATGGAATACATATTCAAATATGTGGCATCTgctaaaaaaaaagttattactatTATAGGATGAAAACACTATTGTTGTGAGTTCAAGCTCAGACAGAGAAGATGTTTCTTAAAAATAAATCCACCACctaagaaaatgtttatgtaggtaggtatatatttattattttctgtaTATTACGTCAAcaataaataacaaaatgttctgcattccaTTAATGTATAAGGCATATATTTCTTTAAGGCTTCTAATACtctcataaaaatataataaatcttAGAGAACAACAATCAGCTTATAAATCTTCACTCC from Lasioglossum baleicum chromosome 11, iyLasBale1, whole genome shotgun sequence includes:
- the LOC143213749 gene encoding integrin alpha-5 isoform X2, which translates into the protein MVNLSLLVIFNIWLCTLIMVRPYNLDVDNAKIFDVPKNVYHKRGSYFGFSVAFYKNGEHSILLVGAPRANRSATSSVTEPGCVYQCPISSTCTEWNINNQHKMIQNNTWIGATIAVENKTDPRIMVCAPRWKFIAKYQSYIYITGTCYWNTVNTIAPFETKLEHQILQTTNLVYYSNGYGLFDYGMGQTGFSLHIPSNISERMAMLGSPGIRHWTGAILIAGPTKQAQRIDLPGGSYDDYFGYAVTSGYYFGKPELWFASSAPKAANMYGQVIVLKQYNGAATEKLFIKGEQYGEYFGATLTSCDINNDGKDELIIGAPHWSKDLDEGRIYIYKAAHRDLVDKHTFEGEISRGRFGTVATCLGDIDYDGYADFAVGAPYVEDTGAIYIFNGNRKGIIKPYSQKIIGKQFGGNIRGFGISISEPRDINNDMYPDIAVGAYLSEQTILIKSKPAIILTTILNHIEEEKLLQNSTYFFINVCTTYIGKYSPKFLDVVHSLKIDQLYGRTFSDEQTLEKRIDGTYKFIQTVSIEETVCDRLKIHLKKNIQNLIDPLEVSTSVALEKDLQPKTETATPDIFCKTCASINKFLSKTEDSIKLPFAVDCGEDNVCTSDVRIKLATNLKGNIYTVGSTSTVILMINAYNYDEPAYQLKVYIYIPQVLSLASVPPACAEGSRMHNTLEVICDVGNPLRENETVTLQLDMSEIRYDVKQTELTANFTMQSEQVDPLNQSDSLIIYFHADVDITIAGKAHDDLYSYYNHNEEHQLTSVQFEHIYEVQKFGVSPLETVILTVSIPSYWKQSTGDVHIVNLNKTNGYMDGQQFYCTHSNFTSSIPSISTSNIYPTNSSFNVQEFQAETNFSMSLPPMNRSLYLNCSNTDVQCTHLECALGPFASYSSVARLSLTLDIYITNLEPIVLQKKDIILFLSNGSVHIAQPHNITQRYDNKPDNAIVATMFLGSPITEQLANWIIILSVTLGIILLMFLILGLVALGFFNREKREELKTLKSMKDENTIVVSSSSDREDVS
- the LOC143213749 gene encoding integrin alpha-5 isoform X1 → MVNLSLLVIFNIWLCTLIMVRPYNLDVDNAKIFDVPKNVYHKRGSYFGFSVAFYKNGEHSILLVGAPRANRSATSSVTEPGCVYQCPISSTCTEWNINNQHKMIQNNTWIGATIAVENKTDPRIMVCAPRWKFIAKYQSYIYITGTCYWNTVNTIAPFETKLEHQILQTTNLVYYSNGYGLFDYGMGQTGFSLHIPSNISERMAMLGSPGIRHWTGAILIAGPTKQAQRIDLPGGSYDDYFGYAVTSGYYFGKPELWFASSAPKAANMYGQVIVLKQYNGAATEKLFIKGEQYGEYFGATLTSCDINNDGKDELIIGAPHWSKDLDEGRIYIYKAAHRDLVDKHTFEGEISRGRFGTVATCLGDIDYDGYADFAVGAPYVEDTGAIYIFNGNRKGIIKPYSQKIIGKQFGGNIRGFGISISEPRDINNDMYPDIAVGAYLSEQTILIKSKPAIILTTILNHIEEEKLLQNSTYFFINVCTTYIGKYSPKFLDVVHSLKIDQLYGRTFSDEQTLEKRIDGTYKFIQTVSIEETVCDRLKIHLKKNIQNLIDPLEVSTSVALEKDLQPKTETATPDIFCKTCASINKFLSKTEDSIKLPFAVDCGEDNVCTSDVRIKLATNLKGNIYTVGSTSTVILMINAYNYDEPAYQLKVYIYIPQVLSLASVPPACAEGSRMHNTLEVICDVGNPLRENETVTLQLDMSEIRYDVKQTELTANFTMQSEQVDPLNQSDSLIIYFHADVDITIAGKAHDDLYSYYNHNEEHQLTSVQFEHIYEVQKFGVSPLETVILTVSIPSYWKQSTGDVHIVNLNKTNGYMDGQQFYCTHSNFTSSIPSISTSNIYPTNSSFNVQEFQAETNFSMSLPPMNRSLYLNCSNTDVQCTHLECALGPFASYSSVARLSLTLDIYITNLEPIVLQKKDIILFLSNGSVHIAQPHNITQRYDNKPDNAIVATMFLGSPITEQLANWIIILSVTLGIILLMFLILGLVALGFFNREKREELKTLKSMKVSISYMKHGIHIQICGIC
- the LOC143213749 gene encoding integrin alpha-8 isoform X3; its protein translation is MGQTGFSLHIPSNISERMAMLGSPGIRHWTGAILIAGPTKQAQRIDLPGGSYDDYFGYAVTSGYYFGKPELWFASSAPKAANMYGQVIVLKQYNGAATEKLFIKGEQYGEYFGATLTSCDINNDGKDELIIGAPHWSKDLDEGRIYIYKAAHRDLVDKHTFEGEISRGRFGTVATCLGDIDYDGYADFAVGAPYVEDTGAIYIFNGNRKGIIKPYSQKIIGKQFGGNIRGFGISISEPRDINNDMYPDIAVGAYLSEQTILIKSKPAIILTTILNHIEEEKLLQNSTYFFINVCTTYIGKYSPKFLDVVHSLKIDQLYGRTFSDEQTLEKRIDGTYKFIQTVSIEETVCDRLKIHLKKNIQNLIDPLEVSTSVALEKDLQPKTETATPDIFCKTCASINKFLSKTEDSIKLPFAVDCGEDNVCTSDVRIKLATNLKGNIYTVGSTSTVILMINAYNYDEPAYQLKVYIYIPQVLSLASVPPACAEGSRMHNTLEVICDVGNPLRENETVTLQLDMSEIRYDVKQTELTANFTMQSEQVDPLNQSDSLIIYFHADVDITIAGKAHDDLYSYYNHNEEHQLTSVQFEHIYEVQKFGVSPLETVILTVSIPSYWKQSTGDVHIVNLNKTNGYMDGQQFYCTHSNFTSSIPSISTSNIYPTNSSFNVQEFQAETNFSMSLPPMNRSLYLNCSNTDVQCTHLECALGPFASYSSVARLSLTLDIYITNLEPIVLQKKDIILFLSNGSVHIAQPHNITQRYDNKPDNAIVATMFLGSPITEQLANWIIILSVTLGIILLMFLILGLVALGFFNREKREELKTLKSMKVSISYMKHGIHIQICGIC